A genomic region of Gemmatimonadales bacterium contains the following coding sequences:
- a CDS encoding helix-turn-helix domain-containing protein, whose protein sequence is MTGSLVLTWPTKGIWHEHRQLDTGRGCFATASTLASRVGLSPETVERSRTALVRAGLLIREGSRMRSTWYATVPPDLRPGSDRPTDAAVSAAAARLDAHLISCGYRESSRPDERDTSRLTERDTSRPIERDHSASSARGEGGQGGGVPLTTSIVNAIPASTYRRSSPASGSGLAPDNARRDGRPDSELETIAQAEAAATTEPPLEWLAMKRHLQGAG, encoded by the coding sequence GTGACCGGCTCACTCGTCCTGACGTGGCCGACGAAGGGCATCTGGCACGAGCACCGACAGCTCGACACTGGGCGGGGGTGCTTTGCGACGGCGTCCACGCTGGCGTCACGCGTCGGGCTATCGCCGGAGACGGTGGAGAGGAGCCGCACCGCTCTGGTCCGGGCGGGCCTTCTGATTCGTGAGGGGTCGCGAATGCGGTCAACGTGGTACGCAACCGTCCCGCCTGACCTCCGACCGGGCAGCGACCGACCCACCGACGCGGCGGTATCCGCTGCCGCGGCTCGGCTCGATGCGCACCTGATTAGCTGCGGATATCGCGAATCATCCCGCCCCGACGAGCGGGATACGTCCCGGCTCACCGAGCGGGACACGTCCCGCCCGATCGAGCGGGATCACAGCGCGAGCTCCGCCCGCGGGGAGGGGGGGCAGGGGGGTGGGGTCCCGCTTACCACCAGCATTGTAAATGCTATTCCCGCTTCAACCTATAGGCGATCTTCCCCAGCAAGCGGGAGCGGATTAGCACCCGACAACGCGAGGCGGGACGGTAGGCCCGATTCCGAGTTGGAAACAATCGCGCAAGCGGAGGCGGCCGCAACCACCGAACCGCCACTTGAATGGCTTGCAATGAAGCGCCACCTCCAGGGCGCTGGCTAG
- a CDS encoding ABC transporter ATP-binding protein — MIRFTNVSKSFGPKRVLEDVSLEIPVGQTTALLGYSGTGKSVALKLIVGLLEPDGGTVEVNGQNVAELSRDELMALRSTIGFVFQFAALFDSMSVFDNIALGLRQQRVPEANVVARVESSLERVGLAEAAERFPSELSGGMRKRVGIARAIALEPRYILYDEPTTGLDPVTSAVIDDLMVRTKRDLGVTGVMVTHDMRSAFAVADRIAMLYQGRIHAVGTVDEIRRTDDPIVRQFIEGRP, encoded by the coding sequence ATGATCCGCTTCACGAACGTCAGCAAGTCCTTCGGGCCCAAACGGGTGCTCGAGGATGTCTCGCTCGAGATCCCGGTGGGACAGACTACGGCCCTGCTGGGATACTCGGGCACCGGGAAGAGCGTTGCGCTCAAGCTGATCGTCGGCCTGCTCGAACCGGACGGCGGCACGGTCGAGGTCAATGGCCAGAACGTGGCCGAACTGTCACGCGACGAGCTGATGGCCCTCCGCTCGACCATCGGGTTCGTCTTCCAGTTTGCCGCGCTGTTCGACTCGATGTCGGTGTTCGACAACATCGCCCTCGGTCTCCGCCAGCAGCGGGTGCCGGAAGCGAACGTCGTCGCGCGGGTCGAGTCGAGCCTCGAGCGGGTCGGGCTGGCCGAGGCCGCAGAGCGCTTCCCGAGCGAACTCTCGGGCGGGATGCGCAAACGGGTCGGGATTGCCCGGGCGATTGCGCTCGAGCCCCGCTACATTTTGTACGATGAGCCGACCACCGGTCTGGATCCGGTCACGTCGGCAGTGATCGACGATCTGATGGTGCGGACAAAGCGAGATCTCGGCGTGACGGGTGTGATGGTGACACACGACATGCGCAGCGCGTTTGCCGTTGCCGATCGGATCGCCATGCTCTATCAGGGACGGATTCACGCCGTCGGGACCGTCGACGAAATTCGCCGGACCGACGATCCGATCGTCCGCCAGTTTATCGAAGGACGGCCATGA
- a CDS encoding NUDIX hydrolase gives MADAPRSQSRSGQGRARRAKKEVSAGGVVFRRRADGPRFLLIRDSYGHWGFPKGHLESGETPAQAAMRETTEETGLEALVLHRPLDTIDWYFRLRGKLIHKFCHFFLLESEVGEPTPQQDEGITECAWFTLDEAVAAIGYQNARGVLRGAGEVTRAVLEGAEPGS, from the coding sequence ATGGCCGACGCGCCACGCTCGCAGTCCCGGTCCGGTCAGGGCCGTGCTCGTCGCGCCAAGAAGGAAGTGAGCGCGGGGGGCGTGGTCTTTCGGCGCCGCGCTGATGGTCCTCGCTTCCTGCTGATTCGCGACAGCTACGGACACTGGGGCTTTCCCAAGGGCCACCTGGAGTCGGGAGAGACGCCGGCCCAGGCCGCCATGCGGGAAACCACCGAGGAAACCGGCCTCGAGGCGCTGGTGCTGCACCGGCCGCTCGACACGATCGACTGGTATTTCCGGCTGCGCGGCAAGCTGATACACAAATTCTGCCATTTCTTCCTGCTCGAGTCCGAGGTCGGCGAACCGACGCCGCAGCAGGACGAGGGCATTACCGAGTGCGCCTGGTTTACCCTCGACGAAGCCGTGGCCGCCATCGGATATCAGAACGCGCGGGGCGTCCTGCGCGGAGCGGGTGAAGTCACCCGCGCGGTGCTGGAAGGAGCGGAACCGGGAAGCTGA
- a CDS encoding helix-turn-helix domain-containing protein yields the protein MDLSITEAAARLRFSYARTRDFVLRGKLSGQMLDGRWRISTASVDAMIAARAEPPKPATRVEPSAPAATS from the coding sequence TTGGATCTTTCGATCACAGAAGCTGCTGCGCGACTTCGGTTTTCCTACGCGCGAACGCGCGACTTCGTCCTGCGTGGCAAGCTATCGGGGCAGATGCTCGACGGCCGCTGGCGCATCTCTACCGCATCGGTCGATGCCATGATCGCGGCACGGGCCGAGCCACCGAAGCCCGCCACGCGGGTCGAGCCATCGGCGCCCGCCGCGACTTCGTGA
- a CDS encoding ABC transporter permease: protein MSTRLNLAGVAQLGFVRRTGRWAIDASRAVVMPRVWLPQVAIHMRRLGVDSIPIALFLAIFTGIVLALLASYIFTGAVPLYFVGALVAKTIMMELGPVLTGMALAGRVGANIAAELGTMKVTEQVDALETLAVDVHAYLVVPRVVAATLMFPVVTAMAIGVGVISGWITATNLLDLSTPEFFKGVRQFYQFKDVWFGLVKSASFGCAVAIMGALTGLRTQGGAEGVGRSTTRAVVLGCQAILVLDAFWAVVLL, encoded by the coding sequence GTGAGCACCCGCCTCAACCTCGCCGGCGTGGCCCAACTGGGCTTTGTCCGACGGACCGGACGATGGGCCATCGACGCCTCTCGGGCCGTCGTGATGCCCCGCGTCTGGCTGCCCCAGGTTGCCATTCATATGCGGCGATTGGGCGTCGACTCGATTCCGATCGCCCTCTTTCTCGCGATCTTCACCGGGATCGTGCTGGCCCTGCTGGCGTCGTACATCTTTACCGGCGCCGTCCCGCTCTATTTCGTTGGCGCCCTGGTGGCCAAGACGATCATGATGGAGCTGGGCCCGGTGCTGACCGGGATGGCCCTGGCCGGTCGCGTCGGTGCCAACATTGCCGCAGAACTCGGTACCATGAAGGTGACCGAACAGGTTGACGCGCTCGAAACTCTGGCGGTCGACGTCCACGCCTACCTGGTGGTGCCGCGCGTCGTGGCCGCGACCCTGATGTTTCCGGTCGTGACGGCGATGGCCATCGGGGTCGGCGTCATCTCTGGATGGATTACCGCCACCAACCTGCTCGACCTTTCGACCCCCGAGTTCTTCAAAGGGGTGCGCCAGTTCTACCAGTTCAAGGACGTCTGGTTCGGCCTGGTCAAGAGTGCCAGCTTCGGCTGCGCGGTCGCGATCATGGGTGCCCTGACCGGGCTGCGCACGCAGGGAGGCGCCGAGGGGGTCGGGCGCTCCACCACCCGGGCCGTGGTGCTCGGGTGCCAGGCCATCCTGGTCCTCGACGCGTTCTGGGCTGTGGTCCTGCTATGA
- the atpD gene encoding F0F1 ATP synthase subunit beta — protein MTATATPTAQNLGTIVQVIGPVLDIEFAPEKLPEIYNAVEVKDPNAAIPINLVAEVQQHIGQNMVRAVAMSSTDGVTRGMQVVDTGAAIKVPVGNAPLGRIINVLGEPIDGGAAIPANTERWPIHRETPKFTDLEPKTEIFETGIKVVDLIAPFVKGGKIGLFGGAGVGKTVVIQELINNVQKGHGGRSVFCGVGERTREGNDLYLEFKEANILESVALVYGQMNEPPGARLRVGLSGLTIAEYFRDVEGQDVLLFIDNIFRFTQAGSEVSALLGRMPSAAGYQPTLATEMGDLQERITSTKKGSITSVQAIYVPADDLTDPAPANAFAHLDATVVLSRAISELGIYPAVDPLDSSSRILDPQFVGERHYNVAVGLQRTLQRYKALQDIIAILGMDELTEEDKLIVARARRLQRFLSQPFFVAEQFTGFPGKYVKLEDTIASFERVLAGEFDHLPEQAFYMVGTIDEAVEKAKKLAGA, from the coding sequence ATGACTGCGACCGCTACACCGACCGCTCAGAACCTGGGCACCATCGTCCAAGTGATCGGCCCGGTGCTCGACATCGAGTTCGCGCCGGAGAAGCTGCCGGAGATCTATAACGCCGTCGAGGTCAAGGATCCCAACGCGGCGATCCCGATCAATCTCGTGGCGGAGGTGCAGCAGCACATCGGCCAGAACATGGTTCGCGCGGTCGCGATGAGCTCGACGGACGGCGTGACGCGCGGCATGCAGGTGGTCGACACCGGCGCGGCGATCAAGGTGCCGGTGGGCAACGCGCCGCTTGGCCGGATCATCAACGTGCTCGGTGAGCCGATCGATGGTGGCGCGGCGATTCCCGCCAACACCGAGCGGTGGCCGATTCACCGCGAAACCCCGAAGTTCACCGACCTCGAGCCCAAGACCGAGATCTTCGAAACGGGCATCAAGGTCGTCGACCTGATCGCGCCGTTCGTGAAGGGTGGTAAGATCGGTCTCTTCGGCGGCGCCGGCGTCGGCAAGACGGTCGTGATTCAGGAGCTCATCAACAACGTGCAGAAGGGCCACGGCGGTCGCTCGGTCTTCTGCGGCGTCGGTGAGCGGACCCGTGAAGGCAACGACCTCTATCTCGAGTTCAAGGAAGCGAACATCCTCGAATCCGTGGCGCTCGTCTACGGTCAGATGAATGAGCCGCCGGGCGCGCGTCTCCGGGTCGGTCTCTCGGGCCTCACCATCGCCGAGTACTTCCGCGATGTCGAGGGCCAGGACGTGCTTCTCTTCATCGACAACATCTTCCGGTTTACTCAGGCCGGCTCCGAGGTCTCGGCGCTGCTGGGTCGGATGCCCAGCGCGGCTGGCTATCAGCCGACGCTTGCTACGGAAATGGGTGACTTGCAGGAGCGGATCACCTCGACCAAGAAGGGCTCGATCACCTCGGTGCAGGCCATCTACGTGCCGGCCGACGACTTGACCGACCCGGCGCCGGCCAACGCCTTTGCGCACTTGGACGCCACGGTCGTCTTGAGCCGCGCCATCTCGGAGCTTGGCATCTATCCGGCCGTCGATCCGCTCGACAGCTCGAGCCGAATTCTGGATCCGCAGTTCGTCGGCGAGCGGCACTACAATGTCGCAGTCGGTCTGCAGCGCACCTTGCAGCGCTACAAGGCGCTCCAGGACATCATCGCGATCCTGGGCATGGACGAGCTCACCGAAGAGGACAAGCTCATCGTCGCCCGGGCGCGGCGGTTGCAGCGCTTCCTGTCGCAGCCGTTCTTCGTGGCCGAGCAGTTTACCGGTTTCCCGGGCAAGTACGTCAAGCTCGAGGACACCATCGCGAGCTTCGAGCGGGTGCTGGCCGGTGAGTTCGATCACCTTCCCGAGCAGGCGTTCTACATGGTCGGCACGATCGACGAAGCTGTCGAGAAGGCCAAGAAGCTGGCGGGTGCGTGA
- the atpC gene encoding ATP synthase F1 subunit epsilon: MMQVTVIGPEASVFNGEADALVAPAYDGQVGILPNHAPFMTLLGSGVLTVKHGAAVHRFTVQGGFLQVVSNRVRVVAEHVAPAA, from the coding sequence GTGATGCAGGTCACGGTGATCGGTCCGGAAGCGTCCGTCTTCAACGGCGAGGCGGACGCCCTCGTCGCGCCGGCGTACGACGGGCAGGTCGGCATTCTGCCCAACCACGCGCCGTTCATGACCCTGCTGGGTTCCGGCGTCCTCACGGTGAAACACGGCGCTGCCGTTCATCGTTTCACTGTGCAGGGCGGCTTCCTGCAAGTCGTCTCTAATCGGGTTCGCGTGGTGGCTGAACACGTGGCGCCGGCGGCGTAA
- a CDS encoding helix-turn-helix transcriptional regulator: protein MTQAELVRRSGVSQRTVSRLVANETRQVHLDTLDAIATTLGVAPGELIAHNRPRQR, encoded by the coding sequence ATGACTCAAGCCGAATTGGTCCGCCGCTCTGGTGTCAGTCAGCGGACGGTGTCCCGCCTGGTTGCTAACGAAACCCGACAAGTTCACCTCGACACCCTGGATGCCATAGCGACTACACTTGGCGTCGCCCCGGGCGAACTGATCGCCCACAATCGACCTCGGCAGCGGTAG
- the atpG gene encoding ATP synthase F1 subunit gamma → MSKNRQLKGRMRAVQNTRKITRTMELVATSKLKRAQDRVVAARPYAEALREVIADLMTPELAERFPLLRRPAPPAQGGPTRAAVVVVTANRGLAGAFNSNLIKEARRRIAELEEQGYTVELHAVGKKGAGYFKYMGRTLAADRQDVGDKPTADHAASIVETLIADYEAGKLASVDLVHAKFISAISTPPTTTRVLPVEAPTDRKVRPDYILEPGPDEILEQLLPLYVRNSVYRGLVETVAGFYGSQRTAMKNATDNAGEILEHLKRTFNRNRQAQITQEIAEIVGGAAALG, encoded by the coding sequence ATGTCGAAGAATCGGCAGCTCAAGGGCCGGATGCGGGCGGTCCAGAATACCCGCAAGATCACCCGGACGATGGAGCTGGTCGCGACCTCGAAGCTGAAGCGCGCCCAGGACCGTGTCGTGGCCGCGCGCCCGTATGCCGAGGCGCTGCGTGAGGTGATTGCCGATCTGATGACGCCGGAACTGGCGGAGCGGTTTCCCTTGCTGCGTCGTCCGGCGCCGCCTGCGCAGGGCGGGCCGACCCGCGCGGCCGTGGTGGTGGTCACCGCCAATCGCGGGCTTGCCGGTGCGTTCAACAGCAATCTGATCAAGGAAGCCCGGCGCCGGATTGCCGAGCTGGAAGAACAGGGCTACACCGTCGAGCTGCATGCGGTGGGTAAGAAGGGCGCCGGGTATTTCAAGTACATGGGGCGAACCCTTGCTGCGGATCGTCAGGACGTCGGTGACAAGCCGACGGCCGACCATGCCGCGAGCATCGTCGAGACGCTGATTGCCGATTACGAAGCGGGCAAGCTTGCCAGCGTCGATCTCGTGCACGCCAAGTTCATCAGCGCCATCTCGACGCCGCCGACGACGACCCGGGTGCTTCCGGTCGAGGCGCCGACCGATCGGAAAGTCCGACCTGACTACATCCTCGAGCCCGGTCCGGACGAGATCCTGGAGCAGTTGCTGCCGCTCTACGTCCGCAATTCTGTCTATCGCGGCCTGGTGGAGACGGTGGCGGGGTTCTACGGTTCGCAGCGCACCGCGATGAAGAACGCCACCGACAATGCGGGTGAGATTCTCGAGCATTTGAAGCGGACCTTCAACCGCAACCGTCAGGCGCAGATCACGCAGGAAATCGCGGAGATCGTCGGCGGCGCGGCGGCGTTGGGCTGA
- a CDS encoding helix-turn-helix domain-containing protein, with translation MDAREHVRALVEASPDGTVLTVPRAWLAALLGDAADIGPVDLTVADLATRYQRSPSTVRWWLEQGRMPGAYRLQGREWRVPRASLVAFEAAERERQMPTQPPSPAPAGPPVRRAKVVDLGDWRRVG, from the coding sequence ATGGATGCCCGCGAGCACGTCCGTGCGCTCGTCGAGGCCTCGCCCGATGGCACCGTCCTTACGGTGCCGCGGGCGTGGCTGGCAGCGCTATTGGGTGATGCGGCGGATATTGGGCCGGTCGATCTCACTGTGGCGGATCTGGCGACACGCTACCAGCGGTCGCCGTCAACGGTGCGGTGGTGGCTGGAGCAGGGCCGGATGCCGGGCGCGTACCGGCTGCAAGGTAGGGAATGGCGGGTGCCACGCGCGAGTCTGGTGGCCTTCGAGGCGGCCGAACGTGAACGCCAGATGCCAACACAACCGCCAAGCCCTGCGCCGGCCGGCCCGCCGGTTCGACGGGCAAAGGTGGTGGATCTGGGCGACTGGCGGAGGGTAGGTTAG
- a CDS encoding helix-turn-helix transcriptional regulator, with translation MNTVATLLDTPAALQSLRRSVPPRWTRVRGCRTPGALADLLESTLVDAMVVGTAAYRRDGLAAVRARFPGVPMLLFGAVRPDDARILIEAGRAGSFRAVLVEGVDDPMAGELISRHGYLASRRARLAHLPRLLRLTETLQLRAFDLLLSAAGPPPTTEELADALGVSREHLSRQFAAGGAPNLKRIIGLLAVITARDLLANPGYSTATVATLLGFGRPSRLRETVGRVAGLSLDELSHPDAPDPIRRFLGTRSRSRG, from the coding sequence GTGAACACAGTAGCCACGCTGCTGGATACCCCGGCAGCCTTGCAGTCACTCCGCCGGTCCGTGCCGCCGCGGTGGACTCGAGTACGCGGCTGCCGCACCCCGGGCGCGCTGGCGGATCTGCTCGAGTCCACCCTGGTCGACGCCATGGTCGTCGGGACCGCGGCGTACCGGCGCGACGGGCTCGCGGCGGTTCGGGCTCGATTCCCCGGCGTTCCAATGCTGCTGTTCGGCGCCGTCCGCCCGGACGACGCCCGCATCCTGATCGAAGCGGGGCGGGCCGGGTCGTTTCGCGCGGTCCTGGTGGAGGGAGTCGACGACCCGATGGCGGGCGAACTGATCTCCCGACACGGCTACCTGGCCTCCCGCCGAGCCCGCCTGGCGCACCTCCCCAGGTTGCTGCGGTTGACCGAGACGCTCCAGTTGCGGGCCTTTGACCTCCTGCTCTCCGCCGCTGGGCCGCCACCCACAACCGAAGAACTGGCCGACGCCCTGGGTGTGAGCCGAGAGCATCTCTCCCGTCAGTTTGCCGCTGGCGGAGCCCCCAACCTCAAGCGGATCATAGGGTTACTGGCGGTAATCACGGCGCGTGACCTGCTGGCCAACCCAGGCTACTCGACCGCTACGGTCGCCACCCTGCTCGGGTTCGGGCGGCCCAGCCGGCTGCGTGAGACGGTCGGCCGAGTTGCTGGCTTGTCGCTGGACGAGCTGAGCCATCCGGACGCGCCAGATCCGATTCGCCGTTTTCTGGGTACGCGGTCGCGCAGTCGGGGCTAG
- the atpA gene encoding F0F1 ATP synthase subunit alpha: MATESTLRPGEIKDILLKEIAAADLGSVDTAEVGTTLEVRDGVARVYGLRSAVAGEMLEFTSTETGEVVTGLVLNLEQDNVGAVILGDYLKLKEGDQVRCTGRLLEVPTGEAMLGRVVNALGQPVDGRGPIATKTTRPVEMIAPGIIVRQPVKEPLQTGLKAIDSMIPIGRGQRELIIGDRGTGKTAIAIDTIINQKGQGVVCVYVAIGQKRSTVATVVERLKAAGAMEYTIVVVASASDPAPLQYIAPYAGCALAEHFMYENGQPTLCVYDDLSKQAAAYRQLSLILRRPPGREAYPGDVFYLHSRLLERAAKISEDPNVVKLDPRIKKPGGSLTALPIIETQAGDVSAYIPTNVISITDGQIYLTTDLFFSNVRPAVDAGISVSRVGGNAQIKAMKQVAGPLRLALAQFRELEAFAQFGSDLDQATQRQLARGARLVEIFKQPQYQPMAVEQQVVIIYAVTNGHLDTVDVRHVRQWERDFLGYVGAQHGGIFETIRTKKTLDDAQKAQLEQAIASFKPLFKPE, from the coding sequence ATGGCCACAGAATCCACGCTGCGACCCGGTGAAATCAAGGACATCCTCCTCAAGGAGATCGCGGCTGCCGACCTGGGATCGGTCGATACGGCTGAGGTCGGAACCACGCTGGAGGTGCGTGACGGGGTAGCCCGAGTTTACGGACTCCGCTCCGCCGTCGCAGGCGAAATGCTCGAGTTCACCTCGACCGAGACGGGTGAAGTCGTCACGGGCCTGGTGCTCAACCTCGAGCAGGACAACGTCGGCGCCGTCATTCTGGGCGACTACCTCAAGCTCAAAGAGGGCGACCAGGTCCGCTGCACCGGCCGCCTCCTCGAGGTGCCGACCGGTGAGGCGATGCTGGGCCGTGTCGTCAACGCGCTCGGGCAGCCGGTCGACGGCCGCGGACCGATTGCGACCAAGACGACTCGTCCGGTCGAGATGATCGCGCCGGGCATCATCGTACGTCAGCCCGTTAAGGAGCCGCTCCAGACCGGGCTCAAGGCGATCGACTCGATGATCCCGATCGGTCGCGGTCAGCGTGAGCTCATCATCGGCGACCGCGGCACCGGTAAGACGGCCATCGCGATCGACACGATCATCAATCAGAAGGGCCAGGGCGTCGTCTGCGTCTACGTCGCGATCGGGCAGAAGCGTTCGACCGTGGCGACCGTGGTGGAGCGCCTCAAGGCTGCGGGCGCGATGGAGTACACCATCGTCGTCGTCGCCTCCGCCTCTGATCCGGCGCCGCTCCAGTACATCGCGCCCTACGCCGGCTGCGCCTTGGCCGAGCATTTCATGTACGAAAACGGCCAGCCGACGCTCTGCGTTTACGACGACTTGTCGAAGCAGGCCGCAGCGTACCGTCAGCTCTCGCTGATTCTGCGCCGTCCGCCGGGTCGTGAAGCGTATCCGGGCGACGTCTTCTACCTGCACAGCCGCCTGCTGGAGCGCGCCGCCAAGATCTCGGAAGATCCGAACGTGGTGAAGCTCGATCCGCGGATCAAGAAGCCGGGCGGCTCGCTCACCGCGCTGCCGATCATCGAGACCCAGGCCGGTGACGTCTCGGCCTACATCCCGACCAACGTGATCTCGATCACGGACGGCCAGATCTACCTGACGACCGACCTCTTCTTCTCGAACGTGCGCCCCGCGGTCGACGCCGGTATCTCGGTCAGTCGCGTCGGTGGTAACGCGCAGATCAAGGCGATGAAGCAGGTGGCCGGTCCGCTCCGGCTCGCGCTGGCGCAGTTCCGCGAGCTCGAGGCGTTTGCGCAGTTCGGTTCCGACCTCGACCAGGCCACCCAGCGCCAGCTGGCGCGCGGTGCCCGGCTGGTCGAGATCTTCAAGCAGCCCCAGTATCAGCCGATGGCGGTCGAGCAGCAGGTCGTGATCATCTACGCGGTGACCAACGGCCATCTCGATACCGTCGACGTCAGGCATGTGCGGCAGTGGGAGCGGGACTTCCTCGGCTACGTCGGTGCACAGCACGGCGGGATCTTCGAGACGATCCGCACCAAGAAGACGCTCGATGACGCGCAGAAGGCGCAGCTCGAGCAGGCCATCGCCTCGTTCAAGCCGCTCTTCAAGCCTGAATAA
- a CDS encoding outer membrane beta-barrel protein: MYRKALVIGGLALAIGGGAVDLVAQSTGTPVFHAPYRAFQRIEFGGTISDPGAGLAAEGFYRFGQRRWDIGLRGGFHDRRGSDTRLLLGADFRTRVLDHSADFPFDGAFTVGVGGSFGDGRSVMYVPVGISLGRRVQLEDSDIEFVPFIHPVLAPAFGGGNSDLLFGLGLGVDIAFNRRFELRVSAGIGDYDGVAVSFAFTR, translated from the coding sequence ATGTATCGTAAAGCTCTCGTAATCGGCGGGCTCGCGCTTGCCATTGGTGGCGGCGCGGTCGATCTGGTGGCCCAGTCCACCGGCACCCCCGTCTTTCATGCCCCGTATCGGGCGTTTCAGCGGATCGAGTTTGGCGGCACCATTTCGGATCCCGGCGCAGGACTCGCTGCGGAAGGGTTCTACCGGTTTGGGCAGCGTCGCTGGGACATCGGCCTGCGCGGCGGCTTCCACGACCGGCGCGGCTCGGACACCCGACTCCTCCTGGGCGCCGACTTCCGCACCCGTGTGCTCGACCATTCGGCCGACTTTCCCTTCGATGGCGCCTTTACCGTCGGGGTTGGCGGCAGCTTCGGCGACGGTCGGTCGGTCATGTATGTGCCGGTAGGGATTTCGCTGGGCCGCCGGGTGCAGCTCGAGGACTCGGACATCGAGTTTGTCCCGTTCATTCATCCGGTGCTGGCACCGGCGTTTGGTGGTGGCAACAGCGATCTGCTGTTCGGATTGGGGCTCGGCGTCGATATCGCCTTCAACCGGCGCTTCGAGCTTCGGGTCAGCGCCGGCATCGGCGATTACGACGGCGTGGCGGTCAGTTTCGCGTTTACCCGGTAA
- a CDS encoding MCE family protein — protein MKRQNEFLVGISVIIAFAAVIGGAIWLSESDFGNPQEISTVRFREVGGLGVGAPVTVRGVKVGRVNAIRLAANDWVEADLRIGADVILPRRPVAIAASGSLFGEWQVTVVDFDATPLDPGLRQQLMESAGPGGAAWPGATLPDIGQLTQQASRIASDIGLVTNRVSGALDSAAVVDVRQSLRALREAADGLAQFARQQTGPFNQLANNLAATSAEVGAASERVNSLLGRVDEATKDGQLATILNSAQSTMGDLRSASNDARELVAVIRGHEQTLSRIMVTTDTLLTKVQTGQGSLGLLARDSSLYLETTAVIAQMRQLLADIQANPRRYFRFSVF, from the coding sequence ATGAAAAGGCAGAACGAGTTCCTGGTCGGAATTTCCGTCATCATCGCGTTTGCCGCGGTGATCGGCGGAGCCATCTGGTTGTCCGAAAGCGATTTCGGTAACCCGCAGGAAATCTCCACCGTCCGATTCCGGGAGGTGGGCGGGCTCGGCGTGGGCGCCCCGGTAACCGTTCGCGGCGTCAAAGTCGGTCGCGTCAACGCAATCCGGCTTGCCGCCAACGACTGGGTCGAGGCCGATCTGCGGATCGGCGCCGATGTGATCCTGCCCAGGCGCCCCGTGGCCATCGCTGCTTCCGGAAGCCTGTTCGGCGAGTGGCAGGTCACTGTCGTGGACTTCGATGCCACCCCGCTCGACCCGGGCCTCCGTCAGCAACTGATGGAGTCTGCCGGGCCGGGTGGCGCGGCCTGGCCTGGCGCCACCCTTCCCGATATCGGCCAGCTGACGCAGCAGGCCAGCCGGATCGCCTCGGACATCGGCCTGGTAACCAATCGGGTCTCGGGCGCCCTCGATTCAGCTGCGGTGGTCGATGTGCGGCAGAGCCTGCGCGCCTTGCGAGAAGCCGCCGACGGTCTGGCCCAGTTTGCCCGACAGCAGACCGGGCCATTCAACCAGCTCGCCAATAACCTTGCTGCCACGTCGGCCGAGGTGGGGGCGGCGTCCGAACGGGTCAACAGCCTGCTTGGTCGGGTCGACGAGGCAACCAAGGACGGTCAGCTCGCCACTATCCTCAACTCGGCGCAGTCAACCATGGGCGACCTCCGATCGGCCTCGAACGATGCCAGGGAGCTGGTGGCCGTGATCCGCGGGCATGAGCAGACCCTCAGTCGGATCATGGTGACCACCGATACGCTGCTCACCAAGGTCCAGACCGGACAGGGAAGTCTGGGCTTGCTGGCCCGGGATTCGTCGTTGTACCTCGAGACGACCGCTGTGATTGCCCAGATGCGCCAGCTGCTGGCGGACATCCAGGCCAACCCGCGCCGTTACTTCCGCTTCTCGGTCTTCTGA